One region of Alosa sapidissima isolate fAloSap1 chromosome 1, fAloSap1.pri, whole genome shotgun sequence genomic DNA includes:
- the scoca gene encoding short coiled-coil protein A isoform X1: protein MGKTEGGRERENMREKEREQKRQQLKNYTFVAVPVLTGLRRSTMEAEVDDEDGTFTNISLADDSVDSGAAAQYSRNDNEFIMNCDLDGDVENQVELEEKTRLINQVLELQHTLEDLSARVDAVKEENLKLKSENQVLGQYIENLMSASSVFQTTDTKGKRK from the exons ATGGGAAagactgagggagggagggagagagaaaatatgagagagaaagagagggaacagaAGCGTCAGCAATTAAAGAACTATACATTCGTAGCGGTTCCCGTATTGACTGGACTCAGAAGATCTACAATGGAAGCGGAAGTGGATGATGAGGATGGAACCTTTACCAACATTTCTCTGGCTGATGACTCAG TTGACAGTGGTGCAGCAGCACAGTATTCCAGAAACGACAACGAATTCATCATGAACTGTGACTTGGATG GGGACGTGGAGAACCAGGTGGAACTGGAAGAAAAGACGAGGCTCATAAATCAGGTGCTGGAGCTGCAGCATACATTGGAAG ACCTTTCAGCCAGAGTAGATGCCGTGAAGGAGGAGAACCTGAAGCTGAAGTCGGAGAACCAGGTTCTAGGCCAGTACATTGAGAACCTCATGTCTGCCTCCAGCGTGTTCCAGACCACTGACACCAAAGGGAAGAGGAAATAG
- the scoca gene encoding short coiled-coil protein A isoform X2 — translation MLVDSGAAAQYSRNDNEFIMNCDLDGDVENQVELEEKTRLINQVLELQHTLEDLSARVDAVKEENLKLKSENQVLGQYIENLMSASSVFQTTDTKGKRK, via the exons ATGCTAG TTGACAGTGGTGCAGCAGCACAGTATTCCAGAAACGACAACGAATTCATCATGAACTGTGACTTGGATG GGGACGTGGAGAACCAGGTGGAACTGGAAGAAAAGACGAGGCTCATAAATCAGGTGCTGGAGCTGCAGCATACATTGGAAG ACCTTTCAGCCAGAGTAGATGCCGTGAAGGAGGAGAACCTGAAGCTGAAGTCGGAGAACCAGGTTCTAGGCCAGTACATTGAGAACCTCATGTCTGCCTCCAGCGTGTTCCAGACCACTGACACCAAAGGGAAGAGGAAATAG
- the scoca gene encoding short coiled-coil protein A isoform X3 codes for MNCDLDGDVENQVELEEKTRLINQVLELQHTLEDLSARVDAVKEENLKLKSENQVLGQYIENLMSASSVFQTTDTKGKRK; via the exons ATGAACTGTGACTTGGATG GGGACGTGGAGAACCAGGTGGAACTGGAAGAAAAGACGAGGCTCATAAATCAGGTGCTGGAGCTGCAGCATACATTGGAAG ACCTTTCAGCCAGAGTAGATGCCGTGAAGGAGGAGAACCTGAAGCTGAAGTCGGAGAACCAGGTTCTAGGCCAGTACATTGAGAACCTCATGTCTGCCTCCAGCGTGTTCCAGACCACTGACACCAAAGGGAAGAGGAAATAG